The following DNA comes from Miscanthus floridulus cultivar M001 chromosome 5, ASM1932011v1, whole genome shotgun sequence.
GGTTCCTTGCTTTCTATACACTTGAGTACATATATGACTAGTCAATCAAAAACACAAAATTCTATTAGCTTAAGCTATCATGATGACACTTATTCAGAACTATGACCTCATGATTATTCAGATTATGCACTGACCTGAATCTGCTGTATGCCAGTAAGCTCCTTGCAAAAATCGGTCAAAAATTGATGATACGTCGGCCGAACATATGTTTGGAAGCATTCTTCGAGTTTTCCAGTTGCACTGTTAACCAAGACAGATGGAAACTCAATGATTTCTTGGGGAAATGGATTGTTCACCTTGTCACAGGTTGCTTCAAAGTCAATAACCACGAAATACTGAAATTCCTGAAGCAGTGCATCATGGGGGTGACCTTGAGTGAGCATCTTGAATGGAAGATACTGAACTCTGTTCTCAATAGGGAAACCGTGGTCCCTATTTATCTGATAAAATTGGTTGTCAAAACCATAAGGTAGTGGCTGACGCACCATTTGATAATCTGAATAAATATATGGCCAGGCATAAAATTCTTGTCTGTAGAAGGGCCTGCTAAGGCCTTGACTTGGAATAGGAGACGCCTCCCAGATTTTTTCCACAGCAACAATATCATTCCTTTTTTCATTATTCTCAGGAAACCCTTCAAGTCCACCTCTCTGCTCTGGAGAGTTATACTGAGAAATATTTGGCTTGAGGCACCCTAGTGGTGCCTCATTATTGACTTGCATTTCCTCTGCATCAAATAAACTACATACATAAGAAAATGATGAAACAGTGCAATTAAGATTGTGAAATAAAACCATGCATGAAGTCAGAACATTTAATATGCATATAATTAAGGTTGCGACCAGATATTTAAAGATTCaaccaaagaaaaaaataatacCAAGAATAGAAAGGCATTGTTAGGGCAGCTCGGACAGTGTTGCAAGAGAGGTGCAAAATAGAGATGATTGCATCTCTACTATAATTAAAAAGCAAAGTTTGAATTATGTCCTAAGAAAGCGCCTTAAGCTAGAATAGGCACTGATGCAAGGGAATCAAATTTTGTAGGGCCCGCCTTTTAATGTCGGTAGTCTTTATGGGATGAGAGAGGATCAATGTTTTTGAGGCGTCGCCTAATcgtcgcctaggcgtcgcctaggcgccaAGGCGTGCTCGAGGGCCTGGGCGTCATCCTAGCCACGACCTCAGCCTGTATGGCGTCCGCCTCAGCAgattaggcgtcgcctaggcacGAATGGCGTCGGGCGGACGCCTAGAGCTCTCCAGCGGACGCCATAGTCTAATTCGCAGGGGAGGGCGCGAAATCGGACGCGGCGCGGGGAAGGGCGCGAAAATGACCGCGGCCCGCGGTAAATCGACCGCGCGGGCGCGGGAATTGCGACCTACGCGCGGGAAATCGACCGCCTGAGCCATTACCGCGAGGGGGGCGAGGGGAGAccgggagagaaagagagaaggcGGCGGGCGGACCTCCTGCTCCGCTTCGCTGCTCCTCCGCTCGCCAACTCGAGTCCACCGGCCGGCCTCCCCTTCCGAGAAGAAGCTGCCCAGGGCGAGGGGAGAccgggagagaaagagagaaggcGGCGGGCGGACCTCCTGCTCTGCTTCGCTGCTCCTCCGCTCGCCAGCTCGAGTCCACCGGCCGGCCTCCCCTTCCGAGAAGAAGCTGCCCAGGGCGAGGGGAGAccgggagagaaagagagaaggcGGCGGGCGGACCTCCTGCTCCGCTTCGCTGCTCCTCCGCTCGCCATCTCGAGTCCACCGGCCGGCCTCCACCGAGAAGAAGCTGCCTCCGCTCGCCAGCTCGAGCCCCCTCCAGCATTTGCCTCCGGTCATGCGCTGCCGCCTGTGGTATGCCCCTGCCTACTCTGCTTCTGTGAATATAGTAATGCCTCATATGCCTGCTGCTCTGCTTTTGATCTGAATATTGTATGCCTCGTTCTCATGCTCTGCTATTGACCTCAATCGGAATATTGTATGCTCATGCTGGATGCCTGTCCCTGCCTCCTCCCTTCTCTAATATTTATTCTGCACTTTGCTGTCTGCTCTGCTTTTGCTGATGCTTGCTTTTTATATTATATGGGTACTCACATATACAAATGCCTGCTTGTGCTTGGGCTGTCACACACCCTGCTACAACACAAAGCACAGATCTTTCTTTGATCCCAAGACTGATCCAGCAAGCAACATGGCAAGCACAGTTGAAGTACCTGAGTATGATCCCAAGACTGATCCAGCAAGGAAAGCAAAGTCCAATGATCCAGGCTGGAAATATGGCTACTGGCAGGACCCTGCTAGGAGAGACTGGGTGACATGTATCCTGTGTGGACATGAGGGTTCAGGAGGCATAAAGAGGTTCAAGCAACATTTGGCTGGTGGATATGGAGATATTatcctttgtccaaaagttagCACTGAAATCAGGAAAGAGATGGAAGCTTACTtgcaaaagaagagaagaaggccttTGTACTTGGATGGTATTGAGGAGGATGGGGAACCAGAAGATGAAATTGTGGAGGTAGCAGCTGCAGAtgtacaagcagcagcagcagcaaatgcCACACCAAAAGTGGCTGCAAAAAAACCAAGTTCTGGGACAGCCGCTAAGAAAAGGCATGCTATCTTCCAATTCAAGGCTTCAACAGCTAGCAGTGTCAATTCTACACCAAAGACACCAAAGACCAATGCAACAAAGTCAGTTGTTGGTATGCTTAGAAGAACACCTGAACAGATAGTAGATCAAAGGCGTGCAAAGGACTTTCAGCCCACCATTGAGTCCAGCACAAAGACTAAGGAGGAGAAGCAATATGTGGATATGCAATGGGCACTGTGGTTCATGTAGTGTGGTGTAGCCTTTAATGCAGCAAATTCAAGGCAATTTGAAATTGCTTGTGAGGCAACAGCCCAATATGGTTCAGGGTACAAGCCTCCAACTAACCAGCAGCTTGGTGACCCTTTGCTCCAAGAATGTGTTAAGGTGACAAGTGACATGAGGAAGGACCATGAGCAGGCCTGGAAGCAATATGGTTGTACACTAATGTCAGATGGATGGACTGATATGAGAGGGCGCCACCTGATTAATTTTCTTGTGAACAGCCCTGAGGGAACGTACTTTCTGGAGTCAGTTGATGCATCAAGTGAAGTTCATAGTGCAACAATGCTAGCTGATTTGTTACAGGAGAAGATTGAGGACATTGGAAGGGACAATGTTGTTCAAGTTGTGACCGACAATGGCGCTAACTATAAGGCTGCTGGTAAGATCTTGATGGATAGGATTCCCACACTGTTTTGGAGTCCTTGTGCTGCACATTGCTTGGATCTGATATTGGAAGAAATTGGGAACTTGAAGGCATTCAAGAAACCTATTGCACGTGCTAAGCGTGTCACCAACTTCATTTATAGGCATGGAAGGCTTCTTAGTGCAATGAGGGCTCAAACAGGTGGGACTGATCTTGTTAGGACAGCAAAGACTCGATTTGCCACATCATTTCTGACATTGAAGAGTTTGTACAAGAACAAGGATGCCTTGAAGAGCTTGTTTGTTAGTGAAGCATGGACTGGGAACAACTTGTGTACAACTGCAGCAGGTCAACAAGTGCAAGACATTGTGCTATCTACTGAGTTTTGGAACTCAGTAGAAGATTGCCTAAGAGCTTCAGCCCCACTCTTAATTGTTTTGAGGGCTGTTGATGGTGATGAGAAGCCTGCAATGCCAGAGGTATGGGCTCTAATGAATCATGCAAAAGAGAGGATAAAGCAAAGCTTCAATATACCAACCAAGGATGGCCTACTCAAGAAGATCATGGAAATTATTGAGAGGCGTTGGGTGAAACAAATGGACCATCCATTGTATGGGGCTGCACTATATTTGAACCCGGGAAAAATTTTTCCTCTGATAAAAGCTA
Coding sequences within:
- the LOC136451964 gene encoding uncharacterized protein; the encoded protein is MRKDHEQAWKQYGCTLMSDGWTDMRGRHLINFLVNSPEGTYFLESVDASSEVHSATMLADLLQEKIEDIGRDNVVQVVTDNGANYKAAGKILMDRIPTLFWSPCAAHCLDLILEEIGNLKAFKKPIARAKRVTNFIYRHGRLLSAMRAQTGGTDLVRTAKTRFATSFLTLKSLYKNKDALKSLFVSEAWTGNNLCTTAAGQQVQDIVLSTEFWNSVEDCLRASAPLLIVLRAVDGDEKPAMPEVWALMNHAKERIKQSFNIPTKDGLLKKIMEIIERRWVKQMDHPLYGAALYLNPGKIFPLIKANDDVTVGQLRGCFIEVLGRMIPDVETQMKINRQAIEYEEQRGEAFSNKMAKESYDKMNPLDWWRSYGGRAIELQRLAKRIVSRCASSSGCERCWSTFSHVSILVTNSLYLDAYNLIFCFASHLIFL